The following proteins are co-located in the Oceanispirochaeta sp. genome:
- a CDS encoding aldo/keto reductase, which translates to MQYRKLGNTGVEISALGFGAMRLPQKKVGDKEVFDHEEGEKLIKKAIDMGVNYIDTAPYYCDKESEIIVGKAIRERRKDLYLSTKNPIENESGDDFRKRLESSLEKLQTDYIDFYHFWGINWKAYQEKIDVKNGPLEAAYKAKEEGLIRHISFSFHDDAPNMFKIIDTGHFETVLCQYNLLDRSNEEAIAYAKQKGLGVVVMGPIGGGRLGAPSDVIAKLMKEKASSTAEAALRFVLSNENVTCALSGMGNSQMLEENFKVASNEQKLNDQEIAVINAAMEENRKLADLYCTGCNYCMPCPAEVNIPECFKLMNYHRVYNLTGFSRESYAQIGETPWVKGKRADSCIECGQCETKCPQKIKIIDQLKETHMALGV; encoded by the coding sequence ATGCAGTATAGAAAATTAGGAAACACGGGAGTGGAGATCTCAGCCCTGGGATTCGGCGCGATGAGGCTTCCTCAGAAAAAAGTGGGTGACAAGGAAGTTTTTGATCACGAAGAAGGTGAAAAGCTGATCAAAAAGGCGATTGATATGGGAGTCAACTATATCGATACGGCCCCCTACTACTGCGATAAAGAAAGTGAGATCATTGTCGGCAAGGCCATTAGGGAAAGAAGAAAAGACCTTTATCTATCTACAAAAAACCCTATTGAGAATGAGAGCGGTGATGATTTCAGAAAACGTCTGGAGTCTTCTCTGGAAAAACTTCAAACCGATTATATCGACTTTTACCACTTTTGGGGCATAAACTGGAAGGCATACCAGGAAAAAATAGACGTGAAAAACGGTCCCTTAGAAGCAGCTTATAAAGCAAAGGAAGAAGGTTTGATCAGACACATTTCATTTTCTTTCCATGATGATGCGCCGAATATGTTCAAAATCATTGATACAGGGCATTTTGAGACGGTGCTGTGCCAATATAATCTGCTTGACCGCTCCAACGAGGAGGCCATAGCCTATGCGAAACAGAAGGGATTGGGAGTCGTTGTAATGGGGCCCATCGGCGGTGGAAGACTCGGAGCACCTTCTGATGTCATAGCGAAACTGATGAAAGAAAAAGCGTCAAGTACGGCGGAAGCAGCACTTCGGTTTGTACTCTCAAATGAAAATGTGACCTGTGCTCTTTCGGGAATGGGCAATTCCCAGATGCTTGAGGAGAATTTTAAAGTCGCTTCAAACGAACAAAAACTCAATGATCAGGAAATCGCCGTTATTAATGCAGCAATGGAGGAGAATAGAAAGCTGGCAGACCTGTATTGCACAGGCTGTAATTACTGCATGCCCTGTCCTGCAGAAGTGAATATTCCCGAGTGCTTCAAGCTGATGAATTATCACAGAGTCTATAATCTGACAGGATTTTCCAGAGAATCCTATGCACAGATTGGTGAAACCCCCTGGGTAAAAGGCAAACGGGCCGATTCGTGTATTGAATGCGGACAGTGCGAGACAAAGTGCCCCCAGAAAATAAAAATAATAGACCAGCTCAAAGAAACCCACATGGCTCTTGGAGTCTGA
- a CDS encoding single-stranded DNA-binding protein has translation MNLEGNLVRDPEAYHTPRGTPVCKFAVARNRYYK, from the coding sequence ATCTGGAAGGCAACCTGGTCCGTGACCCTGAAGCCTACCACACCCCCAGAGGTACTCCGGTCTGCAAGTTTGCCGTTGCCAGAAACCGGTACTACAAATAG
- a CDS encoding ATP-binding protein, whose protein sequence is MYDRIIEPIALKHMKKRQCLTLVGPRQSGKTTLCKKLFPQYEYYSFESPDVREQFYFDSRGFLHNIKSGAIFDEVQKVPEILSYLQEILDNPEDKRKFVLTGSNNLQLSNKVSQTLAGRTKILQLLPLQRDEIFSEDRKIDIDSTLLYGSYPRIYNEKLEPSDWLGDYLQTYVEKDIRDTINITDLRSFSNFLRLLAGRVGQIMSFNSLAGDSGITQPTVKKWISALETTYICFILQPHYKNFNKRITKAPKVFFYDTGLLCYLLRIKNTEQLSVHPLRGAIFENWIISEYLKSYSNKGEEAPLYFWRDQHGHEIDLLIDQGLYLDFYEIKSSMTFQKDYMKNIKWINKLQGSTGGNCIYGGEKRLSLGDTELIPWNSLFS, encoded by the coding sequence ATGTATGATCGTATTATTGAACCTATCGCGCTAAAACATATGAAGAAGAGACAATGTCTCACTCTTGTCGGCCCCAGGCAATCGGGGAAAACAACTCTTTGTAAAAAACTTTTTCCTCAATATGAGTATTATTCCTTTGAGTCTCCGGACGTTAGGGAACAGTTTTATTTTGATTCCCGTGGTTTTCTTCATAATATAAAAAGCGGTGCCATCTTTGATGAAGTACAGAAAGTTCCTGAAATTTTATCATATCTTCAGGAAATACTGGATAATCCTGAGGATAAAAGAAAATTTGTACTTACCGGATCTAATAATTTACAGCTATCAAACAAAGTATCCCAGACATTAGCAGGAAGGACAAAAATTCTTCAGTTATTACCTCTACAGAGAGATGAAATATTTTCTGAGGATAGAAAAATAGACATTGATTCCACATTGCTCTATGGTTCATATCCTCGTATTTACAATGAGAAACTTGAACCTTCAGACTGGTTGGGTGATTACCTGCAAACCTATGTGGAGAAAGATATTCGAGATACAATCAATATTACAGATTTACGGTCTTTCAGTAATTTTCTTCGCTTACTGGCCGGCAGAGTGGGACAAATAATGAGTTTTAATTCTCTTGCAGGTGATTCCGGCATTACTCAGCCCACCGTAAAAAAATGGATATCCGCACTTGAGACAACCTATATCTGTTTTATTCTCCAACCACATTATAAAAATTTCAATAAACGCATTACAAAGGCTCCAAAAGTTTTCTTTTATGACACCGGTCTTCTATGCTATCTCCTTCGAATAAAAAACACTGAACAATTAAGTGTTCATCCACTACGAGGCGCCATTTTTGAAAACTGGATTATATCAGAATACTTGAAAAGCTACTCAAATAAAGGAGAAGAAGCTCCACTCTATTTTTGGAGAGACCAGCATGGACATGAAATTGACCTGCTTATCGATCAGGGACTCTATCTGGATTTTTATGAGATTAAGTCATCTATGACTTTCCAGAAAGATTATATGAAGAATATAAAGTGGATTAATAAACTCCAGGGAAGCACAGGAGGAAATTGTATCTATGGTGGAGAAAAAAGACTTTCTTTGGGAGATACAGAACTTATCCCATGGAATTCCTTATTCTCATAG